The following coding sequences are from one Humulus lupulus chromosome X, drHumLupu1.1, whole genome shotgun sequence window:
- the LOC133804228 gene encoding putative 12-oxophytodienoate reductase 11, with the protein MASAQVLTNLLMTPCKMGKFNLSHRVVLAPLTRQRSYDNVPQPHAILYYSQRTSNGGLLISEATGISNTAQGYPDTPGIWTKEQVEAWKPIVDAVHAKGGIFFCQIWHVGRVSNAGFQPNGQAPISSTDKSLTPQIRSNAIDVAEFDPPRRLGTDEIPQIVNDFRLAARNAMEAGFDGVEIHGAHGYLIDQFLKDEVNDRTDKYGGSLENRGRFALEVVEAVVNEIGADKVGIRLSPFANYMESNDSNPEALGLHMVESLNKYGILYCHMVEPRMKSLGDIDETPHSLVPMRKAFNGAFIVAGGYGKEDGNNALAENRTDLVAYGRPFLANPDLPNRFELNGPLNKYNRSTFYLSDPIKGYTDYPFLETTSSSTQNI; encoded by the exons ATGGCTTCTGCTCAAGTTCTCACAAATCTTCTTATGACGCCATGCAAAATGGGAAAGTTCAATCTTTCTCATAG GGTTGTTTTGGCACCCTTGACTCGACAAAGGTCATACGACAATGTTCCTCAGCCACATGCCATCTTATACTATTCCCAAAGAACCTCCAATGGGGGTCTTCTCATTTCAGAAGCAACTGGAATTTCTAATACTGCTCAAGG GTACCCTGATACACCTGGTATATGGACAAAAGAGCAAGTTGAAGCTTGGAAGCCTATTGTTGATGCAGTTCACGCTAAAGGTGGTATCTTTTTCTGTCAGATTTGGCATGTGGGCAGAGTTTCAAATGCAG GTTTCCAACCAAATGGCCAAGCTCCAATATCTTCCACTGACAAGTCATTGACTCCCCAAATTCGATCAAATGCCATTGATGTCGCAGAATTCGATCCTCCAAGGCGGCTTGGCACAGATGAAATTCCTCAAATAGTCAATGATTTTAGGCTAGCTGCGAGGAATGCCATGGAAGCTG GCTTTGATGGAGTTGAGATCCATGGAGCTCATGGTTACCTGATTGATCAATTTTTGAAAGATGAAGTGAATGACCGAACAGATAAATACGGTGGATCTTTAGAGAATCGGGGTCGTTTTGCTCTTGAAGTGGTTGAAGCTGTTGTTAATGAGATAGGTGCTGATAAAGTTGGAATTAGATTGTCACCATTTGCAAACTACATGGAATCAAATGACTCCAACCCAGAGGCTTTGGGGCTTCACATGGTGGAATCTCTGAACAAGTATGGGATCCTGTATTGCCACATGGTTGAACCAAGAATGAAAAGTCTTGGAGATATTGATGAGACCCCTCATAGTCTTGTCCCCATGAGAAAGGCTTTCAATGGTGCATTCATTGTTGCTGGGGGTTATGGCAAGGAAGATGGGAACAATGCTTTAGCTGAAAATCGTACTGATCTTGTTGCTTATGGTCGTCCCTTCTTGGCTAATCCAGATTTGCCAAACAGATTTGAGCTTAATGGCCCTCTAAATAAGTATAACAGAAGCACATTCTACTTGTCTGATCCTATTAAAGGTTATACTGATTATCCATTTCTTGAAACCACATCTTCAAGTACTCAAAATATATAG